The Henckelia pumila isolate YLH828 chromosome 2, ASM3356847v2, whole genome shotgun sequence genome includes a window with the following:
- the LOC140878983 gene encoding uncharacterized protein, with protein MLNQIDLWYDYSTMNVEFFGQEKKLEWNEQSEKDFRELKAYLKEILVLNKPVQEEKLFVYLSFTPRAANSVLVRKEGVNHIPVYFISHALNGAQLNYMTQENLALTLVITARKLRPYFLSHLITVLTNSSLRKISANPNASGRLINWVTELRECDIKFEPQSAIKVQALADFLAETVQLEQEE; from the exons ATGCTGAATCAAATCGATCTTTGGTATGATTATTCCACCATGAATGTTGAGTTTTTTGGTCAA gaaaaaaaattagagtGGAATGAACAGAGCGAGAAAGATTTCCGAGAATTGAAGGCATACTTGAAAGAGATACTGGTATTGAATAAGCCAGTCCAAGAGGAAAAGCTCTTTGTTTACCTATCTTTCACCCCCCGAGCTGCCAACTCGGTCCTAGTTAGGAAGGAAGGAGTGAATCATATTCCTGTGTACTTCATCAGTCATGCCCTAAATGGAGCGCAACTCAATTACATGACTCAAGAAAATTTGGCCCTGACCCTTGTCATTACGGCTAGGAAGTTGAGGCCCTACTTCCTGTCACACCTGATCACTGTCCTTACTAATAGTTCTTTGAGAAAAATTTCAGCCAACCCGAATGCATCAGGAAGACTCATTAATTGGGTCACAGAACTAAGAGAGTGTGACATAAAGTTTGAACCGCAATCTGCCATAAAAGTTCAGGCCCTAGCTGATTTTCTGGCAGAAACCGTCCAGTTAGAACAAGAAGAGTAG